A genomic region of Phragmites australis chromosome 2, lpPhrAust1.1, whole genome shotgun sequence contains the following coding sequences:
- the LOC133896927 gene encoding probable protein phosphatase 2C 1 isoform X2 yields the protein MLYLSIVMLTEYLPSQMAFQVILLSTDRWAEKDVNPALFSRELMRNSSNFLKDEEVNRDPQILLMKAHAATSSVGSATVIIAMLEKTGTLKIASVGDCGLKVIRKGQVMFSISPQEHYFDCPYQISSEASGQTYQDALVCSVNLMEGDTIVSGSDGLFDNIFDQEIISVISESPGVDEAAKALAELARKHSVDVNFDSPYSMEARSRGFDVPWWKKLLGAKLIGGKMDDITVVVAQVKTVVVPDDEVGDVEEQVGIEQGSASADPSAEQNEE from the exons ATGCTTTATTTGTCAATAGTGATGCTCACGGAGTATTTGCCATCGCAGATGGCGTTTCAGG TCATTCTCTTATCTACTGACAGATGGGCAGAAAAGGATGTCAATCCCGCTCTGTTTTCTCGAGAGCTCATGAGAAACAGCTCTAATTTTCTCAAAGATGAGGAG GTCAATCGTGATCCTCAGATTCTTCTAATGAAAGCTCATGCTGCAACTTCTTCTGTTGGATCTGCAACAGT AATCATCGCAATGCTTGAGAAGACCGGGACTCTAAAAATTGCAAGTGTGGGAGATTGTGGTTTGAAAGTTATTCGGAAAG GCCAAGTAATGTTCTCTATATCCCCTCAAGAACATTACTTTGACTGTCCATATCAGATAAGCTCTGAGGCATCTGGTCAAACATATCAGGATGCACTG GTTTGCAGTGTAAATCTTATGGAGGGTGATACGATTGTGAGTGGTTCAGATGGACTTTTTGACAATATCTTTGATCAAGAGATTATTTCCGTCATTTCTGAGTCTCCAGGCGTAGATGAAGCTG CAAAAGCATTGGCGGAGCTTGCAAGAAAACATTCGGTGGATGTCAACTTTGATTCACCCTACTCAATGGAGGCCCGGAGCAGG GGTTTCGATGTTCCCTGGTGGAAGAAGCTGCTTGGAGCCAAACTAATAG GTGGTAAGATGGATGACATTACAGTCGTTGTCGCACAAGTGAAGACGGTGGTGGTCCCAGATGATGAG GTTGGTGATGTAGAAGAACAGGTAGGGATTGAACAAGGTAGCGCTTCTGCGGATCCATCAGCTGAACAAAATGAAGAATGA
- the LOC133909809 gene encoding non-classical arabinogalactan protein 30-like: protein MAAFLHLAVLVSLLVAGATADGYTNSPPPPQAAYTPPPSTPAPYTPPPAHGDKKLVVRVEGLVFCQSCAQRGSQRLEGAAPLPGAKVTVTCRDSKNRVMAYRAPVVDENGYFQAEFSVESARYYYKEDPQKACFVRLLSSPDAKCNYVTNINQGMVGAPLRDEGKRWTDGEGYENVVYTAGPLAFKPASCVPTRHY from the coding sequence ATGGCGGCCTTCCTCCACCTCGCCGTCCTCGTGTCCCTCCTCGTCGCCGGGGCCACGGCTGACGGCTACACCAACAGTCCCCCGCCGCCACAGGCCGCGTACACCCCGCCGCCTTCCACTCCGGCGCCCTACACCCCGCCGCCCGCCCACGGGGACAAGAAGCTGGTGGTGCGGGTGGAGGGCCTGGTGTTCTGCCAGAGCTGCGCGCAACGGGGCTCGCAGCGCCTCGAAGGCGCGGCGCCGCTGCCCGGGGCGAAGGTGACGGTCACCTGCCGCGACAGTAAGAACCGCGTCATGGCGTACCGGGCGCCCGTCGTCGACGAGAACGGCTACTTCCAAGCCGAGTTCAGCGTCGAAAGCGCCCGCTACTACTACAAGGAGGACCCCCAGAAGGCGTGCTTCGTGCGCCTGCTCTCCTCCCCGGACGCCAAGTGCAACTACGTCACCAACATCAACCAGGGCATGGTGGGCGCGCCGCTCCGCGACGAGGGCAAGCGGTGGACCGACGGCGAGGGCTACGAGAACGTCGTGTACACCGCCGGCCCGCTCGCGTTCAAGCCAGCGAGCTGCGTGCCCACGCGCCACTACTGA
- the LOC133896927 gene encoding probable protein phosphatase 2C 1 isoform X1: MAASTASRLSPPRIHVSPPSTLPPLRRLRFSPVRAAKLEAALSIGTHLIPHPRKAASGGEDALFVNSDAHGVFAIADGVSGWAEKDVNPALFSRELMRNSSNFLKDEEVNRDPQILLMKAHAATSSVGSATVIIAMLEKTGTLKIASVGDCGLKVIRKGQVMFSISPQEHYFDCPYQISSEASGQTYQDALVCSVNLMEGDTIVSGSDGLFDNIFDQEIISVISESPGVDEAAKALAELARKHSVDVNFDSPYSMEARSRGFDVPWWKKLLGAKLIGGKMDDITVVVAQVKTVVVPDDEVGDVEEQVGIEQGSASADPSAEQNEE, translated from the exons ATGGCGGCGTCCACTGCTTCCCGCCTCTCGCCACCTCGCATCCACGTCTCTCCCCCTTCTACTCTTCCTCCACTTCGTCGCTTGCGATTCTCCCCTGTTCGCGCCGCCAA GTTGGAAGCTGCGTTATCTATTGGTACCCATCTAATCCCGCACCCGAGAAAG GCTGCGAGTGGTGGAGAAGATGCTTTATTTGTCAATAGTGATGCTCACGGAGTATTTGCCATCGCAGATGGCGTTTCAGG ATGGGCAGAAAAGGATGTCAATCCCGCTCTGTTTTCTCGAGAGCTCATGAGAAACAGCTCTAATTTTCTCAAAGATGAGGAG GTCAATCGTGATCCTCAGATTCTTCTAATGAAAGCTCATGCTGCAACTTCTTCTGTTGGATCTGCAACAGT AATCATCGCAATGCTTGAGAAGACCGGGACTCTAAAAATTGCAAGTGTGGGAGATTGTGGTTTGAAAGTTATTCGGAAAG GCCAAGTAATGTTCTCTATATCCCCTCAAGAACATTACTTTGACTGTCCATATCAGATAAGCTCTGAGGCATCTGGTCAAACATATCAGGATGCACTG GTTTGCAGTGTAAATCTTATGGAGGGTGATACGATTGTGAGTGGTTCAGATGGACTTTTTGACAATATCTTTGATCAAGAGATTATTTCCGTCATTTCTGAGTCTCCAGGCGTAGATGAAGCTG CAAAAGCATTGGCGGAGCTTGCAAGAAAACATTCGGTGGATGTCAACTTTGATTCACCCTACTCAATGGAGGCCCGGAGCAGG GGTTTCGATGTTCCCTGGTGGAAGAAGCTGCTTGGAGCCAAACTAATAG GTGGTAAGATGGATGACATTACAGTCGTTGTCGCACAAGTGAAGACGGTGGTGGTCCCAGATGATGAG GTTGGTGATGTAGAAGAACAGGTAGGGATTGAACAAGGTAGCGCTTCTGCGGATCCATCAGCTGAACAAAATGAAGAATGA